From a single Candidatus Cloacimonadota bacterium genomic region:
- a CDS encoding glycosyltransferase family 9 protein, which yields MSSINNIDLSEIKKILIIQFEPWGDVLITAGYTKAIKGRFPNWKIDFLVSHPYDKILDKNPNIDEIVSIPKAKKIKDILNRIKMFIDIRHRKYDLIIDQQNAHLSVQTILFSGAKYKLGWRNGKGKALYNVFAERGKVHYSAAERYDILKPLGIKPQPVELFYHIKEVSISYVNSWFEKMSFSKPVICFSPGSPSHEKIWKKEYYAELADKIAATKKYEIVFLWAPSELEDVKYIMKQMQSKTILAPATDFNQCAAFIKKIDLLICNDGGVNHLSVATQTPSLAFFGRTSALEWSPEGFVPNHFHLTNPDYKYNGDQSFGISPEDAFRKFCEIMKNVE from the coding sequence ATGTCGAGTATAAATAATATAGATCTTTCAGAGATCAAAAAAATACTCATAATCCAGTTCGAGCCTTGGGGAGATGTTCTGATCACTGCCGGTTATACGAAAGCGATAAAAGGGAGATTTCCCAATTGGAAGATAGATTTTCTCGTGTCTCATCCTTACGATAAGATATTAGATAAAAATCCGAATATAGATGAAATCGTTTCGATTCCAAAAGCAAAAAAAATAAAAGACATTCTTAACCGGATAAAAATGTTCATTGATATCAGACACAGGAAATACGATCTGATCATCGATCAGCAAAATGCTCATCTATCCGTTCAGACCATCCTGTTTTCCGGTGCAAAATACAAACTTGGTTGGAGAAATGGGAAAGGGAAAGCTTTGTATAATGTTTTTGCTGAGAGAGGAAAAGTCCATTATAGCGCTGCCGAAAGATACGATATATTAAAACCTCTCGGAATCAAACCTCAACCGGTAGAACTATTTTATCATATAAAAGAAGTATCTATTAGTTATGTGAATTCCTGGTTTGAGAAAATGAGTTTTTCTAAACCGGTAATTTGTTTTTCTCCGGGAAGCCCGTCACACGAAAAAATCTGGAAGAAAGAATATTATGCAGAATTAGCTGATAAAATTGCCGCAACAAAGAAGTATGAAATCGTGTTTTTATGGGCTCCATCCGAACTGGAAGATGTGAAATATATTATGAAACAAATGCAGTCTAAAACTATTTTAGCTCCGGCTACTGACTTTAATCAATGTGCAGCTTTTATCAAAAAAATCGATTTACTCATCTGCAACGATGGTGGTGTGAATCACCTTTCCGTTGCGACACAAACACCATCTTTGGCTTTTTTTGGAAGAACGAGTGCGCTGGAATGGTCGCCGGAAGGATTTGTTCCCAACCACTTTCATCTAACAAATCCGGATTATAAATATAATGGTGATCAATCTTTTGGAATTTCTCCAGAGGATGCCTTTCGAAAATTCTGTGAGATCATGAAAAATGTCGAATAA